Proteins from one Impatiens glandulifera chromosome 2, dImpGla2.1, whole genome shotgun sequence genomic window:
- the LOC124924226 gene encoding TPR repeat-containing thioredoxin TTL4-like has translation MGEDSSHGKKLGCGLLGAMFGRRHIGLKTSVKTQTATAHIARTLSAPTSKRRRDSDDLTSFSDDTKDNKQLDRIIPRPTHKTAPSSPKQKVKNRQNSPAPVPVKSNVLGSVQGYSGSGKKVPEGTIGISGELESMLADHRKGNGVGKLIRASSGNVMLLGNLGNLRQPAAGNSAGGGDVYSGKIIINYLEMLKSTTNNTPLKTQNEKYPNAIPGNVVTTKNNDKEEKLQKPTRGGVSFCRALSTRADPEHLKILGNEDYKNGRFAEALALYDAAISIDPTKASYRSNKSAALTAMGSLLEAVFECREAIRIEPSYQRAHNRLSTLYLRLGEVEKTIYHYKHAGGDSDPDVFQKAKKLQSHLNKCTEAKKHRDWNTLLKESILAISSGADSAQQIFALQAEALLKLHKHDEADKAMLNAPDFTIDDCTKFFGPIAYANLLIIRAQIDLTAGRFDDAVAIAMRALKLDSMNKEVSVVVNKTKSVAMARSRGNELFRDQRYSDACDAYGEGLDHDRYNSVLLCNRGICRLKLGQIEKAIDDFTAALNLRPSYRKARLRRAECNSKLEKWEACLQDYRIMSKETPDDLEISSGLKEVERQAQQAKEKDDNSTLNDATLVVDDGTIVLSVTDKDQFREYVLQGTSVVLFCNKGQNVKETLQFMDQLSRKYQRVNFYKVEMEEIPSLEKSEGIKSLPTVKIYKNGSRTKDISTHNLDLLDSSIKFHVT, from the exons ATGGGAGAAGATTCCTCCCATGGCAAAAAACTAGGTTGTGGTCTTCTCGGCGCCATGTTTGGTCGCCGTCATATCGGTCTTAAAACATCCGTTAAAACGCAGACCGCAACCGCCCACATTGCCCGTACATTAAGTGCTCCCACCTCCAAACGTCGCCGCGATTCCGACGACCTGACGTCATTTTCCGACGATACAAAGGATAACAAGCAATTGGATCGGATTATTCCACGGCCAACTCATAAAACAGCCCCTTCGTCGCCGAAACAGAAGGTGAAAAACCGTCAGAATTCGCCGGCGCCGGTCCCGGTGAAGTCGAATGTGCTTGGATCTGTACAAGGTTATTCGGGTAGCGGAAAAAAGGTGCCGGAAGGGACGATTGGAATCTCCGGCGAGCTTGAGAGTATGTTGGCTGATCATCGGAAAGGTAATGGCGTCGGAAAACTAATTAGAGCCTCGTCGGGAAATGTTATGTTGTTGGGTAATTTAGGAAATCTCCGGCAACCGGCTGCCGGGAATAGTGCTGGCGGTGGTGATGTATATTcaggtaaaataataattaattatttagaaatgttAAAAA gTACAACTAATAATACTCCTTTAAAGACCCAAAACGAGAAATACCCGAATGCAATCCCAGGAAATGTGGTAACAACAAAAAATAACGATAAAGAGGAGAAATTACAAAAACCGACAAGAGGTGGTGTTTCATTTTGTCGAGCATTGTCTACTAGAGCAGACCCGGAACACTTAAAGATACTTGGGAATGAGGATTACAAGAACGGGAGATTCGCAGAGGCTTTGGCTTTATACGATGCAGCAATTTCTATTGATCCGACAAAGGCGTCTTATAGGAGTAATAAAAGCGCTGCGCTAACGGCTATGGGAAGTCTTCTTGAGGCTGTGTTTGAGTGTCGAGAGGCCATTCGTATTGAACCTTCATATCAAAGAGCTCATAATCGTTTGTCAACTCTCTATCTAAG GTTAGGAGAAGTAGAGAAGACAATATATCACTATAAACACGCCGGCGGCGATTCCGATCCAGACGTATTTCAAAAAGCCAAAAAGCTTCAATCTCATCTCAACAAATGCACAGAAGCAAAGAAACACAGAGATTGGAACACTCTCTTAAAAGAATCCATTCTCGCCATATCTTCCGGCGCCGATTCAGCTCAACAG ATCTTCGCACTACAAGCGGAAGCATTGTTAAAGCTTCACAAACACGATGAAGCAGATAAAGCAATGCTTAATGCACCAGATTTCACCATAGATGATTGTACGAAATTCTTCGGTCCTATCGCTTATGCAAACCTGTTAATCATTCGTGCACAGATTGATTTAACCGCTGGCAG ATTTGATGATGCTGTTGCGATTGCTATGAGAGCATTGAAACTCGATTCGATGAATAAGGAGGTTAGTGTTGTGGTGAATAAGACGAAGTCGGTGGCTATGGCTAGATCCAGAGGGAATGAGTTGTTTCGAGATCAGAGATATTCAGATGCTTGTGATGCTTATGGAGAAGGACTTGATCATGATCGTTATAACTCGGTTTTGCTTTGTAATCGGGGGATTTGTCGATTGAAGTTAGGGCAGATTGAAAAGGCGATTGATGATTTCACTGCTGCTTTAAACTTACGCCCTTCTTACAGGAAAGCTAGATTAAGAAGAGCTGAATGCAATTCCAAG ttGGAAAAATGGGAAGCATGTTTGCAAGACTATAGAATAATGTCCAAAGAAACACCAGATGACTTGGAAATATCAAGTGGTTTGAAGGAGGTAGAGCGACAAGCTCAACAAGCCAAAGAAAAAGACGACAACTCAACTCTAAACGATGCCACACTAGTAGTTGATGATGGTACTATTGTTCTTTCGGTTACAGATAAAGATCAATTCAGAGAATACGTCTTACAAG GCACATCGGTAGTACTATTTTGTAACAAGGGTCAAAACGTCAAAGAAACATTACAATTTATGGATCAACTAAGCAGAAAATATCAAAGGGTCAATTTTTATAAG GTCGAGATGGAAGAAATCCCGTCGTTGGAGAAATCAGAGGGTATTAAGTCGTTGCCAACAGTAAAGATATACAAAAACGGTTCGAGGACTAAAGATATTTCCACCCACAACCTTGATTTGCTTGACAGCTCAATCAAATTTCATGTTACatga
- the LOC124924227 gene encoding PLAT domain-containing protein 3-like yields the protein MAISSYDQFFIFFLLFVSAVTTAIAKSDDCVYTLYVKTGSILKGGTDSKISVTLYDKKESRIQINNIKKWGGLMGTHFNYFERSNLDIFSGRGNCLENPICAMNLTSDGSGHHHGWYSKYVHVTSTGPHKGCEQQLFTVEQWLSKDTPPYELSTLRNSCESDDRVRVNEGKDVISSAM from the exons ATGGCAATATCATCATATGAtcaattcttcatcttcttcctcttatTTGTTTCTGCTGTTACAACCGCAATAGCTAAATCT GATGATTGCGTATATACTCTATATGTGAAAACCGGGTCCATTCTAAAAGGGGGAACCGATTCAAAAATCAGCGTTACTCTCTACGACAAAAAGGAAAGTAGGATTCAAATAAACAATATCAAGAAATGGGGCGGGTTAATGGGTACACATTTCAATTACTTCGAAAGAAGCAATCTTGACATATTTAGTGGAAGAGGTAATTGTCTTGAGAATCCTATCTGTGCCATGAACTTAACATCTGACGGGTCGGGTCATCACCATGGATGGTATTCAAAATATGTTCATGTAACCTCTACCGGGCCACACAAGGGCTGCGAGCAGCAGTTATTCACGGTGGAGCAATGGTTGTCGAAGGATACTCCTCCTTACGAGCTCTCCACGTTACGAAACTCTTGTGAATCTGATGATAGGGTTCGGGTAAACGAGGGTAAAGATGTAATTTCTTCGGCAATGTAA